In the Novosphingobium sp. 9 genome, one interval contains:
- the hemH gene encoding ferrochelatase yields the protein MPNPTLPADHPPLKAPRVGVLLVNLGTPDAPTPQAVRRYLAEFLSDPRVIEIPAVVWKPILHGVILRTRPAKSAHAYAQVWTDKGSPLAAITAAQAEALQARLGAEVMVDWAMRYGNPSIPSRMEAMRSAGCERILIAPLYPQYCAATTASVMDAVGTALGSMRWQPALRTLPSYYDAPAHIDALATDLGAQLAALPELPEALLLSFHGMPERTLKLGDPYHCHCLKTARLLQERLSARFPALEIRHAFQSRFGRARWLEPSTEAVLAEMAHGGTRRLAIAAPGFSADCVETLEELAIRGREVFLESGGESFVTLSCLNASEAGMDMLQALVRNELSGWL from the coding sequence GTGCCGAACCCTACTCTCCCTGCCGATCATCCGCCGCTCAAGGCGCCGCGCGTGGGCGTTCTGCTGGTCAATCTGGGCACGCCCGATGCGCCGACGCCGCAGGCGGTGCGCCGCTATCTGGCCGAGTTCCTTTCCGATCCGCGCGTGATCGAGATCCCGGCTGTCGTCTGGAAGCCGATCCTGCACGGGGTGATCCTGCGCACCCGACCGGCCAAGTCGGCGCATGCCTATGCGCAAGTGTGGACGGACAAGGGCTCGCCGCTCGCCGCGATCACGGCGGCGCAGGCAGAGGCCTTGCAGGCGCGGTTGGGGGCGGAGGTGATGGTCGACTGGGCGATGCGCTACGGCAATCCCTCGATCCCCTCGCGGATGGAGGCGATGCGCAGCGCGGGCTGTGAGCGTATCCTGATCGCGCCGCTCTATCCGCAATATTGCGCGGCGACGACCGCCTCGGTGATGGACGCAGTGGGCACGGCGCTCGGTTCCATGCGCTGGCAGCCCGCCCTGCGCACGCTGCCATCGTACTATGACGCCCCGGCCCACATCGACGCGCTGGCAACCGATCTGGGCGCGCAGCTGGCAGCGCTTCCCGAATTGCCCGAGGCACTGCTGCTCTCGTTCCACGGCATGCCCGAGCGGACGCTGAAGCTGGGCGATCCCTATCACTGCCATTGCCTCAAGACGGCCCGCCTGCTGCAGGAGCGCCTGTCCGCGCGCTTTCCCGCGCTGGAGATCCGTCATGCGTTCCAGTCGCGATTTGGCCGGGCCAGATGGCTGGAGCCTTCGACAGAGGCGGTGCTGGCCGAGATGGCCCACGGCGGCACGCGGCGACTCGCGATTGCGGCACCCGGTTTTTCCGCCGATTGCGTCGAAACGCTGGAAGAACTGGCGATCCGGGGAAGGGAAGTCTTCCTCGAATCCGGGGGTGAAAGTTTTGTAACCCTTTCCTGCCTCAATGCTTCCGAGGCGGGTATGGACATGTTGCAGGCTCTTGTTCGCAATGAACTTTCCGGGTGGCTCTGA